In a genomic window of Mycolicibacterium neoaurum VKM Ac-1815D:
- a CDS encoding ABC transporter permease → MTVARRPSGPVQVGLPVWIYLPAAAGALFVITPLVAILSRIDWPHFIPLITSESSRAALLLSLKTASASTLVCVLLGVPMALALARGHFPGQAILRSLVLLPLVLPPVVGGIALLYTFGRQGLLGEYLELWGLHIAFSTTAVVLAQSFVSLPFLVVSLEGALRSAGNGYEHIAATLGARPTTVLRTVTLPLVLPGLISGAVLAFARALGEFGATLTFAGSLQGVTRTLPLEIYLQRETDPDAAVALSLLLIVVAAVIVIASGTRRLRGAL, encoded by the coding sequence GTGACCGTCGCGCGCCGACCCAGCGGGCCGGTCCAGGTAGGTCTCCCCGTCTGGATCTACCTGCCCGCCGCGGCGGGCGCATTGTTCGTGATCACCCCGCTGGTCGCGATCCTGTCGAGAATTGACTGGCCGCACTTCATCCCTCTCATCACCTCCGAATCATCGCGCGCCGCACTGCTGTTGAGCCTCAAGACCGCGAGCGCCAGCACACTGGTCTGTGTGCTGCTCGGGGTACCGATGGCCCTGGCGCTGGCGCGCGGACACTTTCCCGGCCAAGCGATCCTGCGCTCGCTGGTATTGCTGCCGTTGGTGCTTCCGCCGGTGGTCGGCGGTATCGCACTGCTCTACACGTTCGGCCGTCAAGGACTGCTCGGCGAATACCTCGAACTGTGGGGTCTGCACATCGCGTTCTCCACCACCGCTGTCGTACTCGCGCAATCCTTTGTCTCGCTGCCGTTCCTGGTCGTCAGCCTGGAGGGCGCGCTGCGTTCGGCGGGCAACGGATATGAGCACATCGCGGCGACCCTGGGCGCCCGCCCTACCACCGTGCTGCGCACCGTGACATTGCCGCTGGTGCTGCCCGGCTTGATATCGGGCGCGGTGTTGGCCTTCGCACGCGCGCTCGGCGAGTTCGGGGCGACGCTGACCTTCGCGGGCTCGTTGCAGGGGGTGACCCGCACCCTGCCGTTGGAGATCTATCTGCAGCGCGAAACGGATCCCGATGCGGCCGTGGCACTGTCGCTGCTCCTGATCGTGGTCGCCGCAGTGATCGTGATCGCCTCGGGCACCCGCCGGCTGCGGGGCGCGCTATGA
- a CDS encoding TetR/AcrR family transcriptional regulator — protein sequence MRTTASGRPRLEGRKRPGQTARDEVLDAAAELFTTSGVAATSTRQIAEAVGIRQASLYHHFRTKNDILAALLSGTVLSSLRAAEQLRDRNEQPVVLLHALSLLDCRLLWDSPWNLGILYLLPEVRDPRFGEFHRQRTELRRAYRELSTRVIADIEPADGALDVSADADTVFRLVESLPNLRADGLGEPDQPNRTADLAVHLLGWRGDWGGLRTASQLVADEVAAPASP from the coding sequence GTGCGCACCACCGCAAGCGGTCGCCCCCGACTGGAGGGGCGCAAACGTCCCGGCCAGACCGCCAGGGACGAGGTGCTGGACGCGGCCGCCGAACTGTTCACCACCTCAGGGGTGGCCGCGACCTCGACGCGTCAGATCGCCGAGGCCGTCGGGATCCGGCAGGCCTCGCTGTATCACCACTTCCGCACCAAGAACGACATCCTGGCCGCACTGCTGAGCGGCACCGTGTTGTCATCGCTGCGGGCGGCCGAGCAGCTGCGTGACCGCAACGAGCAACCGGTGGTGTTGTTGCATGCGCTCAGCCTGCTGGACTGCCGCCTCCTGTGGGACAGCCCGTGGAACCTGGGCATCCTCTATCTGCTGCCCGAGGTGCGTGATCCGCGATTCGGCGAATTCCACCGGCAACGAACCGAATTGCGTCGCGCCTACCGGGAGCTGTCGACGCGGGTGATCGCCGATATCGAGCCGGCCGACGGTGCCCTGGATGTCAGCGCCGATGCCGATACTGTGTTCCGACTGGTCGAGAGCCTGCCGAACCTACGTGCCGACGGGTTGGGCGAGCCCGATCAGCCGAACCGGACCGCGGATCTGGCGGTGCACCTGCTGGGCTGGCGGGGTGACTGGGGCGGACTGCGGACCGCGTCGCAATTGGTGGCCGACGAGGTGGCGGCACCGGCCTCGCCGTAA
- the atzF gene encoding allophanate hydrolase — protein sequence MSAVERVRAAYDAIDAAHRPEIWITLRPLDDALADAQAVDDAGPGLPLAGLVAAVKNNIDVAGIPTTAGCPSYANRPADTDATVVARLRAAGAVIIGATNLDQFATGLVGTRSPYGPVRDSRRPDHISGGSSSGSAVSVALGLVDIALGTDTAGSGRVPAALQGIVGVKPTLGVVPIDGVVPACRSYDCVTVFARDLDTADAAMGVIAGGARAFPPDARLAAPPTARVAVPRELPGLSGEWARLFHSACTELTSRGVELVDIDLDPFLAAARLLYDGGLVAERHEAVGAFVESHRDSPDLDPTVAGIIESAGTVPATTLLRDRVRLAELTAVAMAQLDDCDALLVPTTTGHPTIAEVTADPVAVNSQLGVYTNFCNLMDLCAVAVPAGNDSAGAQFGVSVVARAGADAVALDIARLITGAPTTTDPWPARAGLDTTTLLVVGAHLRGQPLDWQLDDRGARWIGPARTAPHYRMARLDTEPPKPGLVRVAPGVGTTIAGELWSIGTAMLGDFLAALPAPMSLGRVELADGSEVVGFGCSLQSWEAGTDITHHGDWPGYLRRVRPGTAVSRSDLMHRCWRRTAIAVPDSAIDTTTEVHWLQAGELYIDLRTPAGMPAVTGTSLDTLTRDDLVTMCRQQAFAGRLTEDDGVWTWHRKIDLHPAEDLPDRGRLHVVDEVLIETGVGRDYHEDWVADGPGTDSVELLLRDASGRLGMLLRVGGRFGFARARDADLDAGVLADALAATDLTEARSLLDIEVSLGTVDESGWHITRSTLPFRIGDDLAPDIGAAEVTTAERDSSGAAIRRRWTVVALDRADDLLPL from the coding sequence ATGAGCGCGGTCGAGCGGGTACGCGCCGCCTACGATGCCATCGACGCGGCACATCGACCGGAGATCTGGATCACGCTGCGGCCGTTGGACGATGCACTGGCCGACGCCCAGGCCGTGGACGACGCCGGACCAGGCCTGCCGTTGGCCGGTCTGGTGGCCGCAGTCAAGAACAACATCGACGTCGCGGGCATCCCGACGACGGCGGGTTGCCCGAGCTATGCCAACCGGCCGGCGGACACCGATGCCACCGTGGTGGCCAGGTTGCGGGCGGCGGGTGCGGTCATCATCGGGGCCACCAATCTGGACCAGTTCGCCACCGGCCTTGTCGGCACCCGCAGCCCCTATGGGCCGGTGCGTGATTCCCGGCGACCCGATCACATCTCGGGCGGCTCCAGTTCCGGTTCCGCGGTGTCCGTCGCCCTCGGCCTGGTCGACATCGCACTGGGTACCGATACCGCAGGATCCGGTCGGGTTCCGGCCGCCCTACAGGGCATCGTCGGCGTCAAACCCACCTTGGGTGTGGTGCCCATCGACGGTGTGGTGCCCGCCTGCCGGTCCTATGACTGTGTGACGGTGTTCGCCAGGGATCTCGACACCGCCGATGCCGCCATGGGAGTGATCGCCGGTGGGGCACGGGCATTCCCGCCGGACGCCCGACTGGCCGCGCCGCCGACGGCCCGCGTCGCTGTGCCACGGGAGCTGCCCGGACTGTCTGGAGAATGGGCACGGTTGTTCCACTCCGCCTGCACCGAGCTCACCTCACGGGGTGTCGAACTCGTCGATATCGACCTCGACCCCTTCCTCGCTGCGGCACGACTGCTCTATGACGGCGGCCTGGTCGCCGAACGGCACGAGGCGGTCGGCGCGTTCGTCGAATCTCACCGCGACTCCCCCGATCTCGACCCGACCGTAGCCGGGATCATCGAGTCCGCGGGCACGGTGCCGGCCACCACGCTGTTGCGGGACCGGGTGCGGTTGGCCGAACTCACCGCCGTCGCAATGGCCCAACTCGACGACTGTGATGCCCTGCTGGTGCCCACCACCACCGGCCACCCGACGATCGCCGAGGTGACCGCCGATCCGGTGGCGGTCAATTCACAGCTGGGTGTCTACACCAACTTCTGCAACCTGATGGACCTGTGCGCCGTCGCGGTGCCCGCCGGAAACGATTCGGCGGGAGCACAATTCGGGGTGAGTGTCGTTGCTCGCGCAGGCGCCGATGCGGTGGCCCTCGACATCGCTCGCCTGATCACCGGCGCACCCACGACCACGGATCCCTGGCCGGCGCGGGCCGGACTGGACACCACCACGCTGCTGGTGGTGGGTGCCCATCTGCGCGGCCAACCGCTGGACTGGCAACTCGACGACCGCGGTGCCCGCTGGATCGGGCCCGCTCGCACCGCACCGCACTACCGGATGGCCCGACTGGACACCGAGCCGCCCAAACCCGGACTGGTGCGGGTCGCCCCCGGTGTGGGCACGACGATCGCCGGCGAGTTGTGGTCGATCGGCACCGCCATGCTCGGTGACTTCCTTGCCGCGCTGCCCGCGCCGATGTCACTCGGGCGGGTCGAGCTCGCCGACGGCAGCGAGGTCGTCGGGTTCGGGTGCAGCCTGCAGTCCTGGGAAGCCGGCACCGACATCACCCACCACGGCGATTGGCCCGGCTATCTACGTCGAGTACGACCCGGGACCGCGGTCAGCCGATCCGACCTGATGCACCGCTGCTGGCGACGCACGGCGATCGCCGTGCCCGACAGCGCGATCGACACCACCACCGAGGTGCACTGGTTACAGGCCGGCGAGCTCTACATCGACCTGCGCACCCCGGCAGGCATGCCGGCGGTCACCGGTACCTCGTTGGACACCCTCACCCGGGACGACCTGGTGACCATGTGCCGCCAACAGGCGTTCGCGGGCCGGCTCACCGAGGACGACGGGGTATGGACCTGGCACCGGAAGATCGATCTGCATCCGGCGGAGGATCTGCCGGACCGAGGGCGATTGCATGTGGTTGATGAGGTCCTGATCGAGACCGGCGTCGGCCGCGACTACCACGAGGACTGGGTCGCCGACGGCCCCGGCACCGACAGCGTCGAATTGCTGCTGCGTGACGCCTCCGGCCGGCTCGGCATGCTGCTGCGGGTCGGAGGCCGGTTCGGGTTCGCCCGCGCTCGTGATGCCGACCTGGACGCCGGTGTACTGGCCGACGCCCTCGCCGCAACCGACCTGACGGAGGCCCGGTCGCTGCTCGATATCGAGGTCTCCCTGGGCACCGTAGACGAATCCGGCTGGCACATCACCCGTTCGACGCTTCCGTTCCGGATCGGTGACGACCTGGCACCCGACATCGGCGCGGCCGAGGTCACCACCGCCGAGCGCGATTCTTCCGGTGCGGCCATCAGGCGCCGATGGACCGTCGTGGCCCTCGACCGCGCCGATGACCTACTTCCCCTCTGA
- a CDS encoding isopenicillin N synthase family dioxygenase encodes MTADFTEVPVLDIAALLDEDHPDYARSVADLGDAARRVGFAQIIGHGISSALFDDLLTATRTFFALPEQEKLKVHIGHSSNHRGYVPPGEEVFAAGTVDAKEAFDLSVDLPADDPRYLAGHPLLGPNQWPELAGFREAVTAWYKAVFALSRRLLRAFAVALGEPADRFDRHVTAPPSQLRLIHYPFDPAAADRPGIGAHTDYECFTLLRPTAPGLEVLNAAGTWIDVPLIDDAFVINIGDLLEIWSNGEFVATTHRVRKVVEERFSFPLFVNVDDDTEVAPLPALAVNGKPARTPVIAGEHLFAQTAQSFRYLQERLARGEVTLPEGAHPLATFGRKALTSH; translated from the coding sequence ATGACCGCCGATTTCACCGAGGTGCCGGTGCTCGACATCGCTGCCCTGCTCGACGAGGACCACCCCGATTACGCCCGGTCGGTCGCCGACCTGGGTGACGCCGCCCGACGGGTGGGGTTCGCCCAGATCATCGGTCACGGAATCAGTTCCGCACTGTTCGATGATCTGCTCACCGCCACCCGGACCTTCTTCGCCCTGCCCGAGCAGGAGAAGCTCAAGGTTCACATCGGCCACTCAAGCAATCATCGGGGGTATGTGCCGCCCGGTGAAGAGGTGTTCGCCGCGGGCACCGTCGATGCCAAGGAGGCCTTCGACCTGTCCGTCGATCTACCCGCCGACGACCCGCGCTATCTGGCAGGCCACCCGCTGTTGGGGCCCAACCAGTGGCCCGAGCTAGCCGGATTCCGAGAGGCCGTAACTGCCTGGTACAAGGCTGTTTTCGCGTTGTCACGTCGGCTACTGCGCGCCTTCGCGGTCGCACTGGGCGAGCCGGCAGATCGGTTCGACAGGCATGTCACCGCACCGCCGTCACAACTGCGGTTGATCCACTACCCGTTCGACCCGGCCGCGGCCGACCGGCCGGGTATCGGTGCGCACACCGATTACGAATGTTTCACGCTGCTCCGGCCGACGGCGCCCGGTCTGGAAGTTCTCAACGCCGCCGGAACGTGGATCGACGTGCCGCTGATCGACGATGCCTTCGTCATCAACATCGGTGACCTGCTGGAGATTTGGAGTAACGGGGAGTTCGTCGCCACGACCCACCGCGTCCGCAAGGTGGTCGAGGAGCGTTTCTCCTTTCCGCTGTTCGTCAACGTCGACGACGACACCGAAGTGGCCCCGCTACCGGCCCTCGCAGTCAACGGCAAACCCGCACGCACCCCGGTGATCGCCGGTGAGCACCTGTTCGCACAGACCGCCCAGAGCTTCCGCTATCTGCAGGAGCGGCTCGCCCGAGGGGAGGTGACACTGCCCGAGGGCGCCCATCCGCTGGCGACATTCGGCCGCAAGGCACTCACCAGCCACTGA
- a CDS encoding sulfate/molybdate ABC transporter ATP-binding protein, protein MSAVRVTAGQRRRGIEFDVSLADGKVLAVLGPNGAGKSTLLLMITGLLRPDSGRIELGDTVLTDTAAGIFVPPHARGIAMLSQQAMLFPHMTAEANVAYAPRCRGLSRSAAREQARHWLTAVDAMELAARRPAELSGGQAQRIAVARALAAEPRLLLLDEPMAALDVTAAPAMRRLLREVLRETGRTAIIVTHDLLDALALADTVVVIDDGHVVESGNVRQVLSEPRSDFAARIAGVNLVSGVLSEPGILRTAWGQTISGLGDLEVGSAGVALFRPAAVAVHLSAPHASPRNIVQVQIAELDIHGCTVRVRGAEQPDGGTGLAADITPAAAAELDLEVGQRVYFVMKTQEVQLHPALVPMM, encoded by the coding sequence ATGAGCGCAGTGCGGGTCACGGCCGGCCAGAGGCGGCGCGGAATCGAGTTCGACGTGTCCCTCGCCGATGGCAAGGTGCTGGCCGTGCTGGGTCCCAACGGCGCCGGTAAGTCGACGCTGCTGCTGATGATCACCGGGCTGCTGCGCCCGGACAGTGGACGCATCGAGCTCGGTGACACCGTCCTCACCGACACCGCCGCCGGGATATTCGTCCCGCCGCATGCCCGAGGCATCGCCATGTTGTCCCAGCAGGCAATGCTGTTTCCGCATATGACGGCCGAAGCCAACGTCGCCTACGCCCCGCGCTGCCGGGGCTTGTCGCGCTCGGCCGCCCGAGAGCAGGCTCGGCACTGGTTGACGGCCGTCGACGCCATGGAGCTGGCAGCACGCAGGCCGGCGGAGCTGTCCGGCGGACAGGCTCAGCGCATCGCGGTCGCCCGGGCGCTGGCCGCCGAACCGCGGCTGCTGCTGCTCGACGAACCGATGGCCGCACTCGATGTCACCGCGGCGCCCGCAATGCGCCGGCTGCTGCGCGAGGTGCTGCGGGAAACCGGCCGCACGGCGATCATCGTCACGCACGATCTGCTCGACGCACTCGCCCTCGCCGATACCGTGGTCGTCATCGACGACGGCCATGTGGTGGAGAGCGGAAATGTCCGCCAGGTGCTGAGCGAACCGCGAAGTGATTTCGCCGCGCGCATCGCCGGGGTCAATCTGGTGTCGGGCGTCCTTTCCGAGCCTGGCATTCTGCGCACCGCATGGGGCCAGACCATCTCCGGTTTGGGCGATCTGGAGGTCGGGTCGGCCGGCGTCGCACTGTTCCGTCCCGCCGCGGTCGCGGTCCACTTGAGCGCGCCGCACGCCAGTCCGCGCAATATCGTCCAGGTGCAGATCGCCGAACTCGACATCCACGGGTGCACGGTACGGGTTCGCGGTGCCGAGCAACCCGACGGCGGCACGGGCCTGGCCGCCGATATCACCCCAGCCGCGGCCGCTGAGCTGGACCTGGAGGTCGGGCAGCGGGTGTACTTCGTCATGAAAACCCAGGAAGTGCAGCTTCATCCCGCGCTGGTACCGATGATGTAG
- a CDS encoding sodium:solute symporter family transporter: MIIAGVAVFLLILTVSGVISARRVRGDCSNYLVAGRALPAVLVTAVLIAQPVDSNATIGNADLSAAFGFWAGAALPIGLAICLLLMGLFFAKRMRAADVVTLPEYFRNRFGRSTEVASSFLTIASFIILLAGNLVAVGFLLERFLGVSYAYAILLTIPLALLYTISGGMFASVYTGVACVIVNVIGVAALVTWVATTHGFSAPDGMGAGDLAQLTSSDSGAVINWATIIALGLGNLVAIDLMQRVFSARTPGGAQKACFAAAAGLLMLCIPLSFVALAAVSIVGDDATDGPILYTLLGGYAPAWLAIIVISGLLAATLTTISGILLSTAAVLIRNILRIDAEAITMTPRVLTATRWATLPMAVLAGVVALRVPQTGILLTLAFDLLLASLVVPFILGLYWSRGGAAAAWAAIVVGIGVRMTFFVLTPTIYGVDNTLFYIPNDMVTATADGWSTLLAGAASLAAYLVAASFTTVRTTVNTLQTEPAPAPEVLTAARS, translated from the coding sequence ATGATCATTGCCGGCGTTGCCGTCTTCCTGCTCATCCTCACCGTCAGCGGTGTCATCTCCGCCCGACGTGTGCGCGGCGATTGTTCGAACTATCTGGTCGCCGGTCGGGCCCTGCCCGCGGTTCTGGTGACCGCCGTGCTCATCGCACAGCCCGTCGACTCCAACGCCACCATCGGCAATGCCGATCTTTCAGCGGCTTTCGGATTCTGGGCCGGCGCCGCACTACCCATCGGGCTGGCCATCTGTCTGCTGCTCATGGGGCTGTTCTTCGCCAAACGCATGCGCGCCGCCGATGTGGTGACACTGCCCGAGTACTTCCGTAACCGCTTCGGTCGCAGCACCGAGGTCGCGTCGTCATTTCTCACCATCGCCAGCTTCATCATCCTGCTCGCCGGAAATCTGGTCGCGGTCGGCTTCCTGCTGGAGCGCTTCCTCGGTGTCTCGTATGCCTACGCGATTCTCCTCACCATTCCGCTGGCGCTGCTGTACACCATCAGCGGAGGCATGTTCGCCTCGGTCTATACCGGTGTCGCGTGCGTCATCGTCAATGTCATCGGCGTTGCCGCACTGGTGACCTGGGTGGCCACCACGCACGGCTTCAGCGCTCCCGACGGAATGGGCGCCGGTGATCTCGCGCAGCTGACCTCCAGCGATTCCGGTGCGGTGATCAACTGGGCCACCATCATCGCGCTGGGCCTGGGCAATCTGGTGGCGATCGACCTGATGCAGCGCGTGTTCTCCGCCCGCACGCCGGGCGGTGCGCAGAAGGCATGCTTCGCCGCGGCCGCCGGACTGCTGATGCTCTGTATCCCACTGTCCTTCGTGGCGTTGGCCGCCGTGAGCATCGTGGGTGACGACGCCACGGACGGTCCGATCCTGTACACGCTGCTGGGTGGTTACGCACCGGCCTGGCTGGCGATCATCGTCATCTCAGGGTTGTTGGCCGCGACGTTGACCACCATCAGCGGAATTCTGCTGTCCACCGCAGCAGTGCTGATCCGCAACATCCTGCGCATCGATGCGGAGGCGATCACGATGACACCGCGGGTGCTGACCGCCACCCGCTGGGCCACCCTGCCCATGGCAGTACTGGCCGGCGTCGTCGCTCTGCGGGTACCGCAGACCGGCATCCTGCTGACGCTGGCCTTCGACCTGCTGCTGGCCAGCCTGGTGGTCCCGTTCATCCTCGGCCTGTACTGGTCGCGAGGGGGCGCCGCGGCGGCCTGGGCGGCCATCGTGGTCGGCATCGGTGTACGGATGACGTTCTTCGTGCTCACCCCGACCATCTACGGGGTCGACAACACGCTGTTCTACATTCCCAACGATATGGTGACGGCCACGGCCGATGGCTGGAGCACGTTGCTGGCCGGGGCTGCGTCGTTGGCGGCCTACCTGGTCGCGGCGTCGTTCACGACGGTCCGTACGACCGTGAACACCCTGCAGACCGAACCGGCACCCGCACCCGAGGTCTTGACGGCGGCAAGGTCCTGA
- the modA gene encoding molybdate ABC transporter substrate-binding protein produces the protein MKPLAGLLALTLLLAGCSSSQSDSARPDAQLTVFAAASLKKTFTELGARFEKDHPGTTVTFNFAGSSDLVTQITQGAPADVFASADTANMTKAVDADAVAGEPVNFAGNTLTIVTPFGNPKKIATFADLARPGTQVVVCAPQVPCGAATEKVEKATGVKLAPVSEESAVTDVLGKVTSGQADAGLVYVTDAASAADDVTAVPFPESTDAVNTYPITVLKEAANSQAAQDFVDLVTGPAGQDVLTAAGFATP, from the coding sequence GTGAAACCGCTAGCGGGACTGTTGGCCCTCACCCTCCTGCTCGCCGGATGCTCGTCATCGCAGAGCGATTCAGCACGGCCGGACGCACAGCTCACGGTGTTCGCCGCCGCATCGTTGAAGAAGACGTTCACCGAGCTGGGGGCCCGATTCGAAAAGGACCATCCCGGAACGACGGTCACCTTCAATTTCGCAGGCTCCTCCGATCTGGTCACCCAGATCACCCAGGGCGCGCCCGCCGATGTGTTCGCCTCCGCCGACACCGCCAATATGACCAAGGCAGTGGACGCCGACGCCGTCGCCGGAGAGCCGGTCAACTTCGCCGGCAACACCTTGACGATCGTCACGCCATTCGGCAATCCCAAGAAAATAGCGACTTTCGCCGATCTGGCGCGGCCGGGCACCCAGGTTGTGGTGTGCGCGCCCCAGGTCCCGTGCGGGGCGGCCACCGAGAAGGTCGAGAAGGCCACCGGCGTCAAGCTGGCACCGGTCAGTGAGGAATCCGCGGTGACCGATGTGTTGGGCAAGGTCACCTCCGGTCAGGCCGATGCCGGACTCGTGTACGTCACCGATGCGGCGAGCGCCGCGGACGACGTGACTGCGGTCCCGTTCCCCGAGTCCACCGACGCGGTGAACACCTATCCGATCACCGTGCTCAAGGAGGCCGCCAACTCACAAGCCGCACAAGACTTCGTCGACCTCGTGACGGGCCCGGCCGGACAGGACGTCCTCACCGCAGCGGGTTTTGCCACACCGTGA
- a CDS encoding TOBE domain-containing protein, with protein sequence MPAIRIKDAAKLLGVSDDTVRRWTDSGALASHKDDAGRKVIAGDVLAAFVREQASPPADPTGASSSARNRLVGLVTKVTADRVMCEVEMQCGPFTVVSLMSTTSAEQLGLQPGALAVAVVKATNVIVETPGGTS encoded by the coding sequence GTGCCCGCAATTCGCATCAAGGACGCCGCCAAGCTGCTCGGCGTCAGCGATGACACCGTGCGCCGGTGGACCGACAGCGGCGCGCTGGCCTCACATAAAGACGACGCCGGACGAAAGGTCATCGCCGGCGACGTCCTGGCCGCGTTCGTCCGCGAACAGGCCTCCCCACCGGCGGACCCGACCGGAGCCAGCAGCTCCGCACGCAATCGCCTCGTCGGGCTCGTCACCAAGGTCACGGCCGACCGCGTGATGTGTGAAGTCGAAATGCAGTGCGGTCCGTTCACCGTGGTCTCACTCATGAGCACCACCTCGGCCGAACAGCTCGGGTTGCAGCCCGGCGCGCTGGCGGTCGCCGTCGTCAAGGCCACCAACGTCATCGTCGAAACTCCAGGAGGAACGTCGTGA